A window of Palaemon carinicauda isolate YSFRI2023 chromosome 27, ASM3689809v2, whole genome shotgun sequence contains these coding sequences:
- the LOC137620945 gene encoding glutamic acid-rich protein-like: MKKSEEANDIEEETGDAYGSEEKTEENSDSLEIELEDTSSEEEIFDVSEETENEEDEESEVDEEESEEESEQITEDSDDEEELIPNTEDSEEEENSDSSEREMEEEFSGISVQNRFSFLPDEMEESEEDEESEVKEEQSDKEEESEQITENSDDGEESEQNTEVQ; encoded by the exons ATGAAGAAGTCG gaggaagctaacgatattgaagaagaaaccggtgacgcttatggatcagaggagaagacagaagaaaactctGACTCTTTGGAGATCGAATTGGAAGACACGTCAAGTGAAGAAGAGATTTTCGATGTTtctgaagaaacagaaaatg aagaggatgaagaatcagaggtagatgaagaagaatcagaggaagaatcagaacaaattactgaagattcagatgatgaggaagaattaatACCAAATACTGAAGACTcagaggaggaggaaaattctgattcttctgagagagaaatggaggaagaattttcaggtatttccgtacaaaaccgatttagtttcttgcctgacgaaatggaagaatcagaagaggatgaagaatcagaggtaaaGGAAGAACAATCAGataaagaggaagaatcagaacaaattactgaaaatTCAGATGATggggaagaatcagaacaaaatactgaagttcagtaa